In Spirochaeta lutea, the following proteins share a genomic window:
- a CDS encoding ABC transporter permease encodes MKIRIPHQLKLALMAIAFGLLIGALLILFTGYNPFAAYTALFQGGLMSIRRIANTLANSTTLILTGLSVAFAFRTGLFNIGASGQMLIGGMVATVLGLSLDLPKPLLLTVMLVGAAAAGALWGFIPGILKARFNVHEVVATIMMNFVALWTTYYTIQNYFTAEQETQSATLPSGASLQVDWLRQITDRSFLNLGLFLALILVVIIGVIINKSVLGYELKAAGYNRFASEYAGMNVNRNIVLSMVIAGMLAGIAGFTYYAGYSSHLEIGKLPTQGFDGIAVALLGANTPIGVLLSAVFFGLLLNGKGFMQSVTGVPPEIGDIIIGVIIYGSATSVLFDRLLTYFQRGRNKK; translated from the coding sequence GTGAAGATACGCATTCCACATCAATTGAAACTTGCTCTTATGGCCATAGCCTTTGGTTTGCTCATCGGAGCATTGTTGATCCTGTTCACGGGGTATAACCCCTTTGCAGCCTACACAGCCTTGTTCCAAGGCGGGCTCATGAGTATCCGGCGCATCGCCAACACCCTGGCCAACAGCACAACCCTGATCCTCACCGGGCTTTCGGTGGCCTTTGCGTTCAGAACCGGGCTGTTCAATATCGGAGCATCCGGCCAGATGCTCATCGGCGGAATGGTAGCCACAGTCCTTGGGCTCAGCCTGGATCTGCCGAAGCCCTTGTTACTGACAGTGATGCTGGTGGGGGCTGCTGCTGCCGGCGCCCTCTGGGGGTTTATTCCCGGTATTCTCAAGGCGAGGTTTAATGTTCATGAGGTTGTAGCAACCATTATGATGAACTTCGTTGCCCTGTGGACCACCTACTATACCATTCAGAACTACTTCACTGCAGAGCAGGAAACCCAATCAGCCACCTTGCCAAGTGGAGCGAGTCTTCAGGTGGATTGGCTTAGGCAGATTACTGACCGGTCTTTTTTAAACCTCGGGCTGTTTCTCGCCCTAATTCTCGTGGTCATTATCGGTGTGATCATTAATAAATCGGTATTGGGCTATGAGTTAAAGGCTGCAGGTTACAATAGGTTCGCCTCAGAGTATGCGGGTATGAACGTGAATCGGAACATCGTGCTCTCTATGGTGATTGCCGGCATGTTGGCGGGAATAGCCGGGTTCACCTACTACGCCGGATACTCAAGTCATTTAGAGATCGGAAAACTTCCAACCCAAGGATTTGACGGTATCGCTGTAGCCTTATTAGGTGCGAATACCCCTATTGGCGTGCTACTCTCGGCGGTTTTCTTTGGGTTGTTACTGAATGGGAAGGGGTTCATGCAATCGGTGACGGGGGTTCCTCCTGAGATTGGAGACATAATCATAGGTGTAATTATCTATGGTTCCGCCACCAGTGTACTTTTTGACAGATTGTTGACCTACTTTCAGCGAGGGAGGAATAAGAAATGA
- a CDS encoding ABC transporter permease, with amino-acid sequence MNTIVQIFPYAVAYTIPLLITSLGGLFSERSGVVNIGLEGLMVVGSFFTALVINFLEPTMGANAIWFGLLAAMIGGALFSMLHAIASVSLHANQVISGTAINMIATAVTVFFARNLLGSGNIQIINTLSRFNVPLLSRIPIIGPLFFTNTYATTWFVLAILGAAYFVLYYTPSGLRLRSCGEHPHAADAAGINVQRTRYIGVGLSGTFAGLGGGVMIVTYSGQFNGSVAGLGFLALASLIFGQWKPLGILGATLFFGFATTMANVSQVIPSLAVIPPVLLKTFPYVATLIALIIFSRSSQAPKAVGEPFVKDKR; translated from the coding sequence ATGAATACCATTGTACAGATTTTTCCCTATGCGGTAGCCTACACTATTCCCCTTCTCATTACCTCCCTGGGGGGATTGTTTAGCGAGCGTTCCGGGGTGGTGAATATCGGACTTGAAGGACTTATGGTTGTTGGTTCTTTTTTTACTGCCCTGGTGATTAATTTTCTGGAACCAACCATGGGAGCGAATGCCATATGGTTCGGCTTGTTGGCGGCCATGATCGGTGGTGCGTTATTTTCTATGCTTCACGCCATAGCCAGCGTTTCCCTCCATGCCAATCAGGTAATCTCCGGAACTGCTATAAATATGATTGCCACAGCTGTAACGGTATTCTTTGCCCGCAACCTGTTAGGCAGCGGAAATATTCAGATAATCAATACGTTAAGCCGATTCAATGTACCGCTTCTCAGCCGCATCCCGATAATCGGCCCCTTGTTTTTTACAAATACCTATGCAACCACTTGGTTTGTACTTGCAATTCTTGGGGCAGCATACTTTGTTCTCTATTACACGCCCTCTGGTCTCCGGCTACGTTCATGCGGCGAACACCCCCATGCTGCCGATGCTGCTGGGATCAATGTCCAGCGGACTAGATACATCGGTGTTGGATTGTCTGGAACCTTCGCAGGACTAGGTGGAGGGGTTATGATTGTAACCTATTCCGGGCAATTTAACGGTTCTGTTGCCGGACTCGGCTTTCTTGCCCTGGCATCCCTGATATTCGGTCAGTGGAAGCCCCTGGGGATTCTCGGGGCAACCCTGTTTTTTGGGTTTGCCACAACCATGGCAAATGTCAGTCAGGTTATCCCTTCCTTGGCCGTTATTCCGCCGGTTCTCCTAAAGACCTTTCCTTATGTTGCAACGTTAATTGCGCTCATCATCTTCTCTCGGTCATCCCAGGCTCCTAAGGCTGTTGGAGAGCCATTCGTCAAGGATAAGCGCTAA
- the purN gene encoding phosphoribosylglycinamide formyltransferase, protein MAKLAVFASGRGSNLNAIYDYLDSYRHELALIVTDIPNSGAAQLAHEWDVPLHVVDYSKLSKSQAEAQLQTALSSQGIQFIALAGFMRILSPGFTKSWEGKLINIHPSLLPKYPGAHGIRDSYASTDSELGITIHFVDAGIDTGAIIFQERFTRRGTESREDIESRIHQIEHASYPVIIKSFLDRIDPEEEQS, encoded by the coding sequence ATGGCTAAATTAGCAGTATTTGCTTCAGGTCGCGGGAGCAATCTTAATGCTATATATGATTACTTAGACTCATACCGCCATGAACTCGCTCTCATCGTTACTGATATCCCGAATTCCGGAGCTGCCCAACTGGCCCATGAATGGGACGTTCCACTTCATGTCGTAGATTATAGTAAGCTCTCAAAATCCCAGGCAGAGGCGCAGCTTCAAACTGCATTATCATCCCAAGGTATACAGTTTATTGCCTTAGCAGGGTTCATGCGGATTTTAAGTCCCGGATTTACTAAGTCCTGGGAGGGTAAACTCATAAATATCCATCCGAGTCTGTTGCCTAAATATCCCGGCGCCCACGGTATCCGAGACAGCTATGCGTCGACTGACTCAGAACTTGGCATCACAATTCACTTTGTAGATGCCGGAATTGATACCGGCGCCATCATCTTCCAAGAACGTTTTACGCGCCGGGGGACAGAGTCCAGGGAAGATATAGAATCACGCATTCACCAGATAGAGCATGCATCATATCCGGTCATTATAAAATCATTTTTAGACCGAATTGACCCAGAGGAGGAACAGAGTTGA
- the purD gene encoding phosphoribosylamine--glycine ligase, which yields MKVLVVGNGAREHAIAWQFARSKRNTGLFVAPGNAGTESFAMNLPEVSGEDSSAVIQACKKHEIDLVFVGPEVPLSNGLVDDLQVEGIPAVGPRKLAAQLESSKAFSKRFMEKYGIPTAKAEIVENEQDLRSIINGIDSKVVLKKSGLAAGKGVFESENKEALLEFGIPALEDGPLLVEEFLSGYEVSVFALTDGVSYKLLPPCTDYKKAGDGNTGLNTGGMGAICPVPWIEPGGMDAIQEQLVEPTFHGFTQEGFDYRGVVYFGVMMTQDGPKLLEYNVRFGDPEAQVLLPLIENDFCNLAEAMVEQNLDQLDLRLSDKTALCVVVASPGYPESYKKDLPVSLPKINQQQLIFHASTYKANETVYTKGGRCFSAVGLGRELLEARSTAYPAAAGITFPGAWFRHDIGDRIFGTV from the coding sequence TTGAAGGTACTTGTGGTTGGCAACGGAGCGAGAGAGCATGCCATAGCCTGGCAATTTGCCAGAAGTAAACGTAATACTGGTCTTTTTGTGGCTCCAGGAAACGCAGGAACGGAAAGCTTCGCGATGAACCTACCGGAAGTGTCCGGAGAGGATTCATCAGCGGTCATTCAGGCCTGTAAGAAACATGAAATTGATCTTGTCTTTGTTGGACCGGAGGTTCCCCTATCGAATGGGCTTGTCGATGATCTCCAGGTGGAGGGGATTCCCGCGGTGGGTCCTCGAAAATTAGCCGCCCAGCTCGAGTCTAGTAAAGCCTTCAGTAAGCGGTTCATGGAGAAGTACGGAATCCCCACAGCAAAGGCGGAAATTGTAGAAAACGAACAGGATCTTCGTTCTATTATTAATGGGATTGATTCGAAGGTAGTACTAAAAAAGAGCGGATTAGCGGCAGGAAAGGGCGTTTTTGAATCCGAAAACAAGGAAGCACTGTTAGAATTCGGCATTCCTGCCCTGGAGGACGGCCCCCTGCTGGTAGAAGAGTTTCTTTCAGGATATGAGGTTTCGGTATTCGCCCTTACCGACGGCGTCTCATATAAGCTCCTCCCTCCCTGCACCGATTATAAAAAAGCAGGGGATGGAAATACTGGTTTAAACACCGGCGGCATGGGAGCCATCTGCCCGGTACCCTGGATCGAACCCGGAGGCATGGATGCTATACAGGAACAGCTTGTAGAGCCCACCTTTCATGGTTTTACCCAGGAAGGCTTTGATTACCGGGGCGTGGTGTATTTTGGGGTCATGATGACCCAAGATGGGCCAAAACTCCTGGAGTACAACGTCCGATTCGGCGATCCCGAGGCCCAGGTACTCTTACCACTCATAGAGAATGATTTTTGCAATCTAGCAGAGGCGATGGTTGAACAGAACCTGGATCAGCTGGATCTGCGGTTGTCCGATAAAACAGCCCTCTGCGTTGTTGTAGCGAGTCCCGGCTATCCCGAATCGTATAAAAAGGATCTCCCTGTGAGCCTTCCAAAGATCAATCAGCAACAGTTAATCTTCCATGCATCAACCTATAAAGCGAATGAAACGGTGTATACCAAGGGAGGAAGGTGTTTTTCAGCCGTCGGCCTCGGAAGAGAACTATTAGAAGCACGGTCTACAGCATACCCGGCGGCAGCGGGCATCACCTTTCCCGGCGCATGGTTTCGGCACGATATTGGAGATCGAATTTTCGGCACCGTGTGA